TTCCGTCGACAGGAAAGCACTGACCCTCATCTGGCTGAAGCAGCTAGGCCGTTGGCTAGCGAGATTACGGATGGCAGTTCTCGCCATCTTGCCAATCGTTAGCGTCATTGCGTGGTTGTGGCTGGTGGGCTGTACAGAGCCACATTTCCGATGGTCAGGGCTTTTCCTGCAGACCCTCGGTGTATTCAACGTCGCCATCGGTGTAGCAAGCACTCGAAGGCAGTTCGGACGCCCTTCTCTAGCTGATCGCGTCGAGGCATTTATCCGTGAACGGCCCCGCTTCCCAAAATCGGCAATCGTCGCCGTTGGCGCCAGCCTCGGCGGAATCAGCACAAGTGCCGCCGTCGGCACAGTTGGAGTAACTGCGAGTACCGCTCAACCAATCGATGCTCGCGTGCTGGTGTTAGAGAAGCAAATGCAAGAAATCATGATAAACGCGACACGAGACAAGACCGAGCTTCTTCAGAAGTTGGCTGAACATCAAAATCTTATAGAAGCCGAATCTACTAGTCGTTCGACAGCCGATGTGGAAATTCACCAAAAATTGGAAATGACGGCAACAGGTGGCCTTGATCTGACGCTCTGCGGTGCTGCGTGGCTCCTCTTCGGCAGTACTCTGGGATCCCTTTCCGTGGAGCTCGCGCGCGTCCTATAGTGCGGACTTTCGTCACGCAAGCTCCCACGCGCATCCAATGCTAGCTCACCTTACTGGTTCGTCAACAGCGCGTCATTCGCGCGCGCGTAGTGGACGCGTGCGTGCTCTTTTTCGGTGTGAAGAATCGCGCCGCCTTAACAGCGACCCAGCGGCGCCCACAATCCGTCAAGCGTCGGTTCCAACGTCGGCGACGCTCGGGACGCGGTACCCGACCGGATCGCCCAGCCAGCAATGCACCTCCTCGTTTTTCCACACGGTGCAACGCAAGGTCAGCTGGATCGGTTTAGGCGCCCTCCCTTCCAGACAGCGCTTGCGCCAAGTCTCACGAGAAACGCCGACGAACGGCGCAATCTGGTCCCAGCGCGAAAGACCCACAAGCGGCAGAGTGTCGGTGTGCTTATGCATTCCCCACCTCCTCGGCCGCCAGCTCTTTCCGACCGTACACGTACTCCACCCAAGTGCCGCGGCCATCTCCATGACCGAGCCACGTCGACACGCCGGCCGCCGCTTCGCGCCGCGACACGCCGACTGCCTTCAGGCGCCTGAGGTGTTCCGCCGTGTACGCATAACGGAGGCTGTGCGGGGCATCCGCGCCGGTCATCCCCGCCTTGCGCACCACGTAGTGGAAGCGATCCATTGCCCGCTTTAGGTCGGGTTTCCGCACAAGCTTGCCGCCGGACGCCTTTGTGAGATCGATTGCGCGCTCAACCAGCGTTGCCGCGTGCTGGCGGTCCAACGATGGGCTGCGCCGGGTTTTACCGCCCTTCGTGCCATGGATGACAGTTACGAACCCGTCAGCAGCCGGATTGCGCAACGCACGAAGCCAGTCGGCAAGCGACTTCACAGC
The Paraburkholderia acidisoli genome window above contains:
- a CDS encoding helix-turn-helix transcriptional regulator encodes the protein MHKHTDTLPLVGLSRWDQIAPFVGVSRETWRKRCLEGRAPKPIQLTLRCTVWKNEEVHCWLGDPVGYRVPSVADVGTDA